One window from the genome of Sulfodiicoccus acidiphilus encodes:
- a CDS encoding Gfo/Idh/MocA family protein, producing the protein MIRIGIIGCGGIANAHVLAYLQHSERVKIQALADVYVDAAEGLRRRFKLEAQVHHSYEELLKREDVDAVDIMLPHHLHWKAVMDAIMAGKHVLVEKPMCVTPAEADAVVDAVKAAKTKLLVGHNQVFSPAVREAKRMIEEGYVGKLFSVRTQDCFKGRIGGWRLSKEKIGGGELIDTGYHPMYLLSYLSASKVSSVYAVTGKFFNLEMEGEDTAMVLVNFADGSLGSVNTSWAYELPPGDKRFAVAGEKGLLYGDLLVLGYKVPGMGEARREWPTVRDPYTDTFIYEISHFLDVVEGRSEPIQGPEEGRSVVRLVTAAYRSVAEKRAVGLDEV; encoded by the coding sequence GGGTGAAGATACAGGCTCTAGCCGACGTCTACGTGGACGCGGCTGAGGGTTTGAGAAGGAGGTTTAAACTTGAGGCCCAAGTTCACCACAGTTACGAGGAGTTGTTGAAGAGGGAGGACGTGGACGCGGTAGACATCATGCTCCCTCACCACCTACACTGGAAGGCAGTAATGGACGCCATAATGGCTGGTAAGCACGTGTTGGTGGAGAAGCCCATGTGCGTGACTCCTGCCGAGGCGGACGCCGTTGTTGACGCCGTTAAGGCAGCCAAAACCAAGCTCTTGGTGGGTCACAACCAGGTCTTCTCTCCAGCCGTGAGGGAGGCGAAGAGAATGATAGAGGAGGGATACGTGGGGAAATTGTTCTCCGTGAGGACACAGGATTGCTTTAAGGGAAGGATTGGAGGATGGAGGTTGTCCAAGGAGAAGATAGGCGGAGGAGAACTCATAGACACCGGTTACCACCCAATGTACCTCCTAAGTTACCTATCCGCATCGAAGGTCTCCTCAGTGTACGCCGTGACGGGTAAGTTCTTCAATTTGGAAATGGAAGGCGAGGACACCGCCATGGTCCTTGTGAACTTCGCCGATGGTTCATTGGGCAGCGTGAATACCTCTTGGGCTTACGAATTACCTCCAGGGGACAAGAGGTTCGCGGTGGCCGGGGAGAAGGGACTCCTCTACGGAGATCTGTTAGTATTGGGATACAAGGTACCTGGAATGGGAGAGGCGAGGAGGGAGTGGCCTACTGTGAGGGATCCGTACACGGATACATTCATTTACGAGATCTCCCACTTCCTCGACGTCGTGGAAGGAAGGTCAGAGCCCATTCAGGGACCGGAGGAGGGCAGATCAGTGGTGAGGTTGGTGACTGCTGCATACAGGTCTGTCGCCGAGAAGAGGGCAGTGGGGCTTGACGAGGTCTGA